The Nonlabens spongiae genome contains a region encoding:
- a CDS encoding type 1 periplasmic binding fold superfamily protein, with protein MKTTIKALSLAAMALIVTTSCDDDDPVEINEEEAITTITWTLTNTDGSNDVVTFSSISANEDGSNPTLTVSGPLSADTTYEGEITFLNDFENENITLEIMEEDEEHEIFYSTSIAELTISKDDLDDNGNPVGLETTVTTGAAGTGTMTVTLRHEPIKPNDGTLSGAGGETDVEVIFTDVTIQ; from the coding sequence ATGAAAACAACAATTAAAGCCTTAAGTCTAGCCGCGATGGCACTCATTGTAACGACATCATGTGACGATGATGATCCAGTAGAAATTAACGAAGAGGAAGCTATTACTACGATAACTTGGACACTCACAAATACAGATGGTTCAAATGATGTGGTTACATTTTCAAGTATCTCTGCAAATGAAGACGGTTCTAACCCGACGTTAACAGTAAGCGGTCCTCTTAGTGCGGATACTACTTATGAAGGGGAAATTACATTTTTAAATGACTTTGAAAACGAAAATATCACGCTCGAAATCATGGAAGAAGATGAGGAGCACGAAATTTTTTACTCAACTTCAATTGCTGAACTTACTATATCGAAGGACGATTTAGATGATAATGGTAACCCGGTAGGTCTGGAAACAACTGTTACAACAGGTGCTGCTGGCACGGGTACTATGACTGTGACTTTGAGACATGAACCTATCAAGCCTAACGACGGTACGCTTTCTGGGGCTGGTGGTGAGACCGATGTTGAAGTAATCTTCACTGACGTAACTATTCAGTAA